A window of Apium graveolens cultivar Ventura chromosome 8, ASM990537v1, whole genome shotgun sequence contains these coding sequences:
- the LOC141676490 gene encoding uncharacterized protein LOC141676490 — protein MDCGSSDGSCVRLQITELKSKLSETGSAIGTIYEPRTSIEKGESSNFNPDDSSTRKNNHSAPEQKLTLFALRLAVLEKAATGLGTLGFIWATVVLLGGFAITLDKSDFWFITIILLIEGTRIFSRSHELEWQHQATWSIADAGINSFRAIRSNSRCVITTVKSFFRPTSQHGREITRNRKLEIQKRAPSRVWTTTDVPLLPYAPWVFLSKNISKLLYWLQLASASACVGLSLVKLVKHNYGEVAKGDTDKRNRQAALNIFYSLALAEALLFLLEKAYWEWKVIYCRLLEEVNKESELGPSGMVSIRRFFYDAYSKCVAGSIFDGLKMDMVSFAIDLLASNSPDEQLIGAQILRNFASNDRFADDTLQKIGITISVMERLVEMLNWKDPQEEEIRHSAAEILSRLAGKKQNSLRVAGIPGAMESISSLLHVSRTSMAASDEIFEKKIIFDNENYGVWTFNHLGLLILKKLARDHDNCGKIGNTRGLLPKIIDFTHAGERLLEDEKASPSQILTVKRSLQVVRMLASTTGTTGKQLRKEISEVVLTISNIRDILRCGGKHPMLQKLGIEILTSLALEEDATERIGGTGGILKELFNIFFKQEIPDNQNQVKIAAGEALSMLVLESKSNCHRILKLNVIEQLVSALEIPLLRVNAARILRNLCSYSGSHSFDKLREITTATPIVLKAIMEAENKLQEVMIGLAAQVFRYMTSEESNSMFEKAGVQEAELARALLQILKKNPYPPIKIPRIRRFTIELAIWMMRDKDANIQMFRDLGMEEELENVTETTSELESFNIFSGTVGLSRHSTTIHSLVETTMQLLETE, from the exons ATGGATTGTGGAAGTAGTGATGGAAGCTGTGTTCGTTTGCAGATAACAGAGCTCAAGTCGAAACTAAGCGAAACAGGGAGTGCAATTGGCACCATTTATGAACCTCGAACTAGCATCGAAAAAGGGGAGAGTAGTAACTTTAATCCTGATGATTCTTCAACAAGAAAAAACAACCACTCTGCGCCAGAACAGAAGTTGACATTGTTTGCTCTCAGGCTGGCTGTGTTAGAGAAAGCTGCCACGGGATTGGGAACTCTAGGCTTCATCTGGGCTACTGTGGTTTTACTTGGTGGATTTGCTATTACTCTCGACAAATCAGACTTTTGGTTTATTACCATTATTTTGTTGATTGAAGGGACAAGAATTTTCAGCAGGAGTCATGAGCTTGAATGGCAACATCAAGCCACATGGTCTATTGCTGATGCTGGAATCAATAGTTTTCGTGCAATCAGATCAAACTCACGCTGTGTGATCACAACTGTAAAGTCATTTTTCAGACCTACTAGTCAACATGGTAGAGAGATCACAAGGAATAGAAAGCTGGAAATTCAGAAGAGAGCGCCTAGTCGGGTATGGACAACTACAGATGTTCCCCTCCTTCCGTATGCTCCATGGGTTTTCTTGTCAAAAAATATCAGTAAACTTCTTTACTGGCTTCAACTTGCATCTGCAAGTGCTTGTGTTGGTCTTTCTCTGGTAAAGCTTGTTAAGCATAACTATGGTGAGGTAGCTAAAGGGGATACAGACAAGAGGAATCGACAGGCAGCTCTCAATATTTTCTATTCCCTGGCATTGGCAGAGGCTTTGCTGTttcttcttgagaaagcatattGGGAATGGAAAGTAATCTATTGTAGATTGTTGGAAGAAGTTAATAAGGAGAGTGAACTTGGCCCATCTGGTATGGTATCAATCAGAAGATTTTTCTATGACGCCTACTCCAAATGTGTTGCAGGAAGCATCTTTGATGGCCTAAAAATGGACATGGTATCGTTTGCCATAGATCTCTTGGCCTCAAATTCTCCTGATGAGCAACTGATTGGAGCACAAATACTACGAAACTTTGCATCAAATGACCGGTTTGCAGATGACACACTACAGAAGATTGGAATAACAATATCAGTGATGGAAAGGCTAGTAGAAATGTTGAACTGGAAAGATCCGCAAGAAGAAGAAATCAGGCATTCAGCAGCAGAAATATTGTCACGACTAGCTGGAAAGAAACAAAATTCACTTCGAGTTGCTGGCATACCTGGTGCTATGGAATCAATATCTTCTCTTTTACATGTCAGCAGAACTTCCATGGCTGCATCTGATGAAATATTTGAAAAGAAGATCATTTTTGACAATGAAAACTATGGGGTGTGGACATTTAACCATTTGGGGCTTCTTATACTTAAGAAACTTGCTCGTGACCATGACAATTGTGGAAAGATTGGAAATACAAGGGGCCTGTTGCCAAAAATCATTGATTTTACTCATGCAGGAGAGAGGTTACTTGAGGATGAGAAGGCTTCACCATCTCAAATTTTGACTGTAAAAAGATCACTGCAAGTTGTGAGGATGCTTGCAAGCACAACAGGTACCACAGGTAAACAGCTCCGAAAAGAGATTTCTGAGGTAGTTTTAACCATCAGCAACATCAGAGATATATTAAGATGTGGAGGAAAACATCCTATGCTACAAAAGTTAGGCATCGAGATTTTGACTAGTTTGGCATTGGAGGAAGATGCAACTGAAAGGATTGGAGGAACAGGTGGGATTCTCAAGGAATTGTTTAACATTTTTTTCAAACAGGAGATTCCAGATAATCAAAACCAGGTAAAGATTGCAGCTGGAGAAGCATTGTCAATGTTAGTACTAGAAAGCAAGAGCAATTGTCATCGGATCTTGAAACTTAACGTAATTGAACAACTTGTAAGTGCATTAGAGATTCCATTGCTTCGTGTAAATGCAGCAAGAATACTACGAAACTTGTGTAGCTACAGCGGATCACATAGCTTTGACAAACTAAGAGAGATTACTACTGCAACACCTATT GTTCTTAAAGCAATAATGGAAGCAGAGAATAAGTTGCAAGAAGTAATGATTGGACTCGCAGCACAAGTTTTCAGATATATGACATCTGAAGAATCAAACAGCATGTTTGAAAAAGCTGGAGTACAAGAAGCAGAATTAGCTAGAGCATTGCTCCAGATTCTGAAGAAAAATCCATATCCACCAATCAAGATTCCAAGAATAAGAAGGTTTACGATAGAGTTGGCAATCTGGATGATGAGAGACAAAGACGCGAACATACAAATGTTCAGGGACTTGGGAATGGAGGAGGAGCTGGAAAATGTTACAGAgacaacatcagaacttgaaaGTTTCAATATTTTCTCTGGTACTGTTGGGCTCAGCCGTCATAGCACAACAATCCATTCACTGGTTGAAACCACAATGCAGTTGCTTGAAACTGAGTAA